From the Pomacea canaliculata isolate SZHN2017 linkage group LG4, ASM307304v1, whole genome shotgun sequence genome, one window contains:
- the LOC112561693 gene encoding LOW QUALITY PROTEIN: salivary glue protein Sgs-3-like (The sequence of the model RefSeq protein was modified relative to this genomic sequence to represent the inferred CDS: deleted 1 base in 1 codon) yields the protein MYPCCDVFAGSAGINVTGSSPTPATTTTTAPTTTLSSTTTSTTTRTTTTASTSTPSTTSTTTITSTTPRTTPTTTSTTTTTSTTTTTPTTTSTTRTTPTTSTTTPTTTSRTTTTSTTTTTTPTTTSTTTTTPTTTTTTPTTTSTTTLHLQLQRPTTTSTTTTTPTTTTITPTTTSTTTTTPTTTTTTATTTLRTTTIPTTTTTTTTTPSTTTPTTTSTTTTTSTSTTTPTTTSTTRTTPTTSTITQPLQRPHNYNFNDHNNTYYHYNSHNSSTTTPTTTTTTPTTTTSATTTTTTPTTTSTTTTTPTTTPTTTSTTTPTTTPTTTSTTTPTTTPTTTSTTTTPPTTTTNTPTTVATSSLTAMITSTSTTETTTSTTTPVESSTASSSTAASASSPEAKATTATRTVRPAVDYRNKLLFSRIYGSSINWAERTSHCLLLLSSSLLVALTLRA from the exons ATGTACCCGTGTTGTGACGTGTTCGCAGGCTCTGCAGGCATAAACGTGACAGGAAGTAGTCCCACACCGGCAACTACAACTACGACAGCACCAACTACAACATTGTCGTCTACTACTACAAGTACTACAACGAGAACTACCACAACTGCTAGCACGTCAACGCCATCCACAACGTCAACGACCACAATCACATCCACAACTCCTAGGACCACACCAACCACGACTTCAACTACCACAACTACGTCTACAACTACGACTACACCAACTACAACTTCAACGACCAGAACTACACCTACTACCTCTACAACCACGCCAACCACGACTTCAAGGACCACAACTACGTCTACAACTACAACGACCACACCAACTACAACTTCAACGACTACAACTACACCTACAACTACAACGACCACACCAACTACAACTTCAACGACTACA CTACACCTACAACTACAACGACCAACTACAACTTCAACGACTACAACTACACCTACAACTACAACGATCACACCAACTACAACTTCAACGACCACAACTACACCTACAACTACGACAACCACAGCAACCACGACTTTAAGGACGACAACTATACCTACAACTACGACAACAACCACAACTACACCTAGTACCACTACACCAACCACGACTTCAACGACCACaactacatctacatctacgACTACACCAACTACAACTTCAACGACCAGAACTACACCCACTACCTCTACAATCACGCAACCACTACAACGACCACACAACTACAACTTCAACGACCACAACAACACCTACTACCACTACAACAGCCACAACTCGTCAACCACTACACCTACAACCACTACAACCACACCAACCACGACCACATCTGCCACCACTACAACGACGACGCCAACCACAACTTCTACTACCACAACTACACCTACTACCACGCCAACCACAACGTCAACTACTACACCTACTACCACGCCAACCACAACGTCAACTACTACACCTACTACCACGCCAACCACAACGTCAACTACTACAACTCCACCAACTACAACAACGAACACACCAACCACAGTTGCAACGTCCAGTCTGACTGCGATGATAACAAGTACATCTACTACTGAAACAACTACAAGCACCACCACACCAGTCGAGTCATCTACAGCATCCTCATCCACTGCGGCCTCCGCCTCCTCGCCTGAAGCTAAGGCGACGACAGCGACGCGGACTGTCCGGCCTGCAGTTGACTACCGcaacaaacttttgttttcgAGGATCTACG GCTCCTCCATCAACTGGGCGGAAAGGACGAGTCACtgcctgctgttgttgtcttccTCACTGCTCGTGGCCCTGACACTTCGTGCGTAG
- the LOC112562057 gene encoding uncharacterized protein LOC112562057, giving the protein MANLFSLLLLLTLGIQLAPCGGDEVDNCAICRYITFSRLLATCIVHPCGLPPQPYRRRHPSSDHLLRLEWHQVIDTACALGLVAPSWSSLLVPLSSEAGWPEPMAVGSHGTDTGILRWSPASVPTDSVHAAFPSGSVD; this is encoded by the exons ATGGCCaacctcttctctcttctcctgcTCCTCACCCTGGGTATCCAGCTGGCTCCCTGTGGTGGTGATGAGGTGGACAACTGCGCCATCTGTCG GTACATCACCTTCAGTCGTCTGCTCGCCACCTGCATCGTTCACCCCTGTGGGTTGCCTCCCCAGCCCTACAGGAGGCGTCACCCATCAAGCGATCACCTCCTGCGACTGGAATGGCACCAAGTCATCGACACGGCATGTGCCCTCGGACTGGTGGCGCCCTCTTGGTCTTCTCTTCTGGTTCCACTCTCATCAG AAGCGGGATGGCCCGAGCCAATGGCAGTAGGCAGCCACGGGACGGACACCGGCATCCTAAGATGGTCACCGGCATCAGTGCCTACAGATTCTGTGCACGCAGCATTTCCATCTGGTTCTGTTGACTGA
- the LOC112561694 gene encoding tudor domain-containing protein 7B-like, which yields MQLLTSNYFRDLYDGQCDVEIFKEDTGDFSLNQYLLEAKLADTYLVPMRNAGVSEAEEEPAELELPAEDFVEVIVAYVDFNSCTVRLVGKKFSDRLEEFEDNLATLYKSAAKDPPLKAGSVCIASADLLYHRVKITELEGQKANCFFVDHGYTEWFYLDQLRLLDPKINKQVPYQAIPCILAGLENFMKLPTAMTELIERSRNKICAAEVISSGLEGNVETVLSTIENLSLNVESSGGAGDAGGKAELPVTKLLYTWGLPQVPEADPSKSDSSTSAVTQDSVINKTSSNSSVTTISVPTYSTTKSTLTTSKLNEEHQQLPMPGLMPLPDCEKFFCVYVHKIYDPYNFVVISHDVYPQLEEMMASMNMKATNMGDSGDASQQQKASVVKNPLIDNLYMARLGNVLYRAIFVDTIEGQYYLYFPDYCMYDVVSPDALFALPSLYWSLPFAACKARLHGVKPKKETWSEEALLRFTQLVEGHVLVALLKAVEPVMEADSSSVHKTRRRVVSISLVDTSDPDEDVVVSDQLISCELAVADS from the exons ATGCAACTACTAACATCTAACTACTTTAGAGACCTTTATG ACGGCCAGTGTGATGTTGAAATCTTCAAGGAAGATACTGGTGACTTCTCACTCAACCAGTACTTGCTCGAGGCAAAACTTGCAGACACATACTTAGTGCCTATGAGAAATGCTGGTGTTTCTGAAGCAGAAGAAGAACCAG CGGAGCTTGAGCTGCCAGCTGAGGACTTCGTGGAAGTGATAGTTGCCTATGTTGACTTCAATTCATGCACTGTGCGGCTGGTGGGGAAAAAATTCTCT GATAGACTGGAGGAATTTGAGGATAACCTTGCCACGCTGTACAAAAGTGCAGCCAAAGACCCTCCACTTAAAGCTGGTTCTGTGTGCATTGCCAGTGCAGACCTGCTTTACCATCGTGTGAAGATAACAGAGCTTGAAGGACAAAAA GCCAATTGCTTTTTTGTGGACCATGGTTACACAGAATGGTTTTATTTAGATCAGCTGAGGCTCCTTGACcctaaaatcaacaaacaagtACCTTATCAG GCCATTCCATGTATCTTGGCTGGCCTTGAGAACTTCATGAAACTCCCTACAGCTATGACAGAGCTGATAGAGCGCTCACGCAACAAAATATGTGCAGCAGAGGTTATCAGCAG TGGCCTTGAAGGCAATGTGGAAACTGTTTTATCTACTATTGAAAACTTATCTTTGAATGTTGAGAGCTCAGGAGGTGCTGGTGATGCAGGTGGCAAGGCAGAGTTGCCTGTGACAAAACTGCTGTATACATGGGGTTTACCTCAAGTCCCTGAGGCTGATCCATCCAAGAGTGATAGTTCTACTAGTGCTGTCACACAAGATTCTGTGATAAATAAAACTTCATCAAATAGCAGTGTGACCACCATCTCTGTGCCTACATATTCTACTACAAAGAGCACTCTTACCACAAGTAAATTAAATGAAGAGCACCAGCAGTTGCCAATGCCAGGACTTATGCCATTGCCAGACTGTGAGAAgttcttttgtgtgtatgttcacAAGATCTATGACCCCTACAACTTTGTG GTCATATCTCACGATGTATATCCCCAGCTTGAGGAAATGATGGCGTCCATGAATATGAAGGCTACAAATATGGGG GATTCAGGAGATGCATCACAGCAACAAAAGGCATCAGTGGTAAAGAATCCCCTCATTGATAACCTGTATATGGCAAGACTGGGAAATGTTCTCTACCGTGCTATCTTTGTAGACACTATAGAGGGGCAG TATTACCTGTATTTCCCAGACTACTGTATGTATGATGTTGTGAGCCCAGATGCATTGTTCGCATTGCCCTCACTGTACTGGAGCCTGCCCTTTGCTGCTTGTAAGGCTCGCCTACATG GTGTTAAGCCCAAGAAGGAGACGTGGTCAGAGGAAGCCCTGTTGAGGTTCACGCAGCTGGTCGAGGGTCACGTGCTGGTGGCCTTGCTCAAGGCTGTTGAACCTGTGATGGAGGCGGACAGCAGCTCAGTCCACAAGACCAGAAGAAGAGTCGTCTCCATCTCGCTTGTGGACACGAGTGACCCCGACGAGGACGTGGTCGTTTCTGACCAACTTATTTCCTGTGAGCTGGCGGTGGCTGACAGTTAA
- the LOC112562056 gene encoding tudor domain-containing protein 7-like isoform X2: MDEESDSKMKSTKAMIRSVLISEKNGVPASRFLEDYREITGEKIPFKLFGFSRVEDFIRSIPDVVRIGHGLGEPTYYAVANEATAHIQSLVAKQRSKKPKPLNRGHVRFPKTRTAYGHRPYNGLVRGWSYRSLSYPASGFYKPTFKVRIPLLPSPNVSEKYCPSPLLVTVRNKTDGSEETERLIKRKAAVGNTGKELISKALRTVIMSGDSPDKKINYMSRYEVPPRFQHHHSTSSEGNEKPIAADSSSRSYTKDTKSSCSIFPVVAPSLKAGPKVSQGDLPTSIKEWAVKVLKNYPNGLWFSRFEVLYLEEYGVAAPSNLLELLEKWPIITIEEMIGDRYLLHLARTKPQEFLPQEKPKPVWQDFFISDAKLLPLDMSCHVYVSFLRDPLDFYVQEENSCVDNIVAKLGEVCKGQMVPDMSVLSPGIFCAALYHETNAGTELVFRT, encoded by the exons ATGGATGAAGAAAGCGATAGCAAGATGAAGTCCACAAAGGCCATGATCCGCTCTGTTCTGATCAGTGAGAAAAATGGAGTTCCTGCGAGTCGCTTTCTGG aGGACTACAGAGAAATAACAGGAGAAAAAATACCCTTTAAACTTTTTGGATTTTCTAGAGTTGAGGATTTTATCAGATCCATTCCAGATGTTGTTCGCATCGGACA TGGTCTTGGAGAGCCTACATATTATGCTGTAGCAAATGAAGCTACAGCCCATATCCAGAGTTTGGTTGCTAAGCAGAGAAGCAAAAAGCCAAAGCCATTAAATAGG GGTCATGTACGTTTTCCCAAAACACGAACAGCCTATGGCCATAGGCCTTACAATGGATTAGTAAGAGGCTGGTCATACCGCTCGTTATCTTATCCAGCATCTGGGTTTTATAAACCTACCTTCAAAGTCAGAATTCCATTACTTCCTTCTCCAAATGTATCAGAGAAATATTGCCCCTCACCACTTTTGGTCACTGTCAGAAACAAGACAGATGGAAGTGAAGAAACGGAACGGCTCATTAAACGCAAGGCAGCTGTGGGAAATACAGGAAAAGAGCTTATTTCCAAAGCACTGAGGACTGTCATCATGTCTGGTGATTCACCggataaaaagataaat TATATGAGTAGGTATGAAGTCCCACCTAGGTTTCAGCACCATCATTCAACATCATCTGAGGGGAACGAGAAGCCAATAGCAG CTGACTCTTCAAGCCGTTCTTatacaaaagacacaaaaagttCATGTTCCATTTTCCCTG ttgTTGCTCCAAGTCTAAAAGCAG GTCCAAAAGTGTCACAAGGTGATCTGCCAACCAGCATCAAGGAATGGGCAGTTAAA GTGTTGAAGAATTATCCCAATGGTTTGTGGTTTTCACGGTTTGAAGTCCTGTACCTGGAGGAATATGGTGTAGCTGCTCCCAGTAACCTGCTAGAACTGTTAGAAAAATGGCCAATAATCACCATTGA GGAGATGATTGGAGATCGCTATTTGCTGCATTTAGCACGAACCAAACCACAAGAATTTCTACCACAAGAGAAACCAAAACCAGTCTGGCAG gatttttttatatctgatgCCAAGCTGTTGCCTCT GGACATGAGTTGCCATGTTTACGTCTCATTCTTGAGAGATCCACTTGATTTCTATGTGCAAGAAGAGAACTCTTGTGTGGACAATATCGTTGCCAAACTGGGAGAGGTGTGCAAG GGTCAGATGGTACCAGACATGTCTGTTTTGTCTCCGGGCATCTTCTGTGCAGCCTTGTACCATGAGACAAATGCTGGTACAGAGCTCGTGTTCAGAACATAG
- the LOC112562056 gene encoding tudor domain-containing protein 7-like isoform X3 — MDEESDSKMKSTKAMIRSVLISEKNGVPASRFLEDYREITGEKIPFKLFGFSRVEDFIRSIPDVVRIGHGLGEPTYYAVANEATAHIQSLVAKQRSKKPKPLNRGHVRFPKTRTAYGHRPYNGLVRGWSYRSLSYPASGFYKPTFKVRIPLLPSPNVSEKYCPSPLLVTVRNKTDGSEETERLIKRKAAVGNTGKELISKALRTVIMSGDSPDKKINYMSRYEVPPRFQHHHSTSSEGNEKPIAVVAPSLKAGPKVSQGDLPTSIKEWAVKVLKNYPNGLWFSRFEVLYLEEYGVAAPSNLLELLEKWPIITIEEMIGDRYLLHLARTKPQEFLPQEKPKPVWQDFFISDAKLLPLDMSCHVYVSFLRDPLDFYVQEENSCVDNIVAKLGEVCKGQMVPDMSVLSPGIFCAALYHETNAGTELVFRT, encoded by the exons ATGGATGAAGAAAGCGATAGCAAGATGAAGTCCACAAAGGCCATGATCCGCTCTGTTCTGATCAGTGAGAAAAATGGAGTTCCTGCGAGTCGCTTTCTGG aGGACTACAGAGAAATAACAGGAGAAAAAATACCCTTTAAACTTTTTGGATTTTCTAGAGTTGAGGATTTTATCAGATCCATTCCAGATGTTGTTCGCATCGGACA TGGTCTTGGAGAGCCTACATATTATGCTGTAGCAAATGAAGCTACAGCCCATATCCAGAGTTTGGTTGCTAAGCAGAGAAGCAAAAAGCCAAAGCCATTAAATAGG GGTCATGTACGTTTTCCCAAAACACGAACAGCCTATGGCCATAGGCCTTACAATGGATTAGTAAGAGGCTGGTCATACCGCTCGTTATCTTATCCAGCATCTGGGTTTTATAAACCTACCTTCAAAGTCAGAATTCCATTACTTCCTTCTCCAAATGTATCAGAGAAATATTGCCCCTCACCACTTTTGGTCACTGTCAGAAACAAGACAGATGGAAGTGAAGAAACGGAACGGCTCATTAAACGCAAGGCAGCTGTGGGAAATACAGGAAAAGAGCTTATTTCCAAAGCACTGAGGACTGTCATCATGTCTGGTGATTCACCggataaaaagataaat TATATGAGTAGGTATGAAGTCCCACCTAGGTTTCAGCACCATCATTCAACATCATCTGAGGGGAACGAGAAGCCAATAGCAG ttgTTGCTCCAAGTCTAAAAGCAG GTCCAAAAGTGTCACAAGGTGATCTGCCAACCAGCATCAAGGAATGGGCAGTTAAA GTGTTGAAGAATTATCCCAATGGTTTGTGGTTTTCACGGTTTGAAGTCCTGTACCTGGAGGAATATGGTGTAGCTGCTCCCAGTAACCTGCTAGAACTGTTAGAAAAATGGCCAATAATCACCATTGA GGAGATGATTGGAGATCGCTATTTGCTGCATTTAGCACGAACCAAACCACAAGAATTTCTACCACAAGAGAAACCAAAACCAGTCTGGCAG gatttttttatatctgatgCCAAGCTGTTGCCTCT GGACATGAGTTGCCATGTTTACGTCTCATTCTTGAGAGATCCACTTGATTTCTATGTGCAAGAAGAGAACTCTTGTGTGGACAATATCGTTGCCAAACTGGGAGAGGTGTGCAAG GGTCAGATGGTACCAGACATGTCTGTTTTGTCTCCGGGCATCTTCTGTGCAGCCTTGTACCATGAGACAAATGCTGGTACAGAGCTCGTGTTCAGAACATAG
- the LOC112562056 gene encoding tudor domain-containing protein 7-like isoform X1: MDEESDSKMKSTKAMIRSVLISEKNGVPASRFLEDYREITGEKIPFKLFGFSRVEDFIRSIPDVVRIGHGLGEPTYYAVANEATAHIQSLVAKQRSKKPKPLNRGHVRFPKTRTAYGHRPYNGLVRGWSYRSLSYPASGFYKPTFKVRIPLLPSPNVSEKYCPSPLLVTVRNKTDGSEETERLIKRKAAVGNTGKELISKALRTVIMSGDSPDKKINYMSRYEVPPRFQHHHSTSSEGNEKPIAGRPVQAFDASAMSAADSSSRSYTKDTKSSCSIFPVVAPSLKAGPKVSQGDLPTSIKEWAVKVLKNYPNGLWFSRFEVLYLEEYGVAAPSNLLELLEKWPIITIEEMIGDRYLLHLARTKPQEFLPQEKPKPVWQDFFISDAKLLPLDMSCHVYVSFLRDPLDFYVQEENSCVDNIVAKLGEVCKGQMVPDMSVLSPGIFCAALYHETNAGTELVFRT, from the exons ATGGATGAAGAAAGCGATAGCAAGATGAAGTCCACAAAGGCCATGATCCGCTCTGTTCTGATCAGTGAGAAAAATGGAGTTCCTGCGAGTCGCTTTCTGG aGGACTACAGAGAAATAACAGGAGAAAAAATACCCTTTAAACTTTTTGGATTTTCTAGAGTTGAGGATTTTATCAGATCCATTCCAGATGTTGTTCGCATCGGACA TGGTCTTGGAGAGCCTACATATTATGCTGTAGCAAATGAAGCTACAGCCCATATCCAGAGTTTGGTTGCTAAGCAGAGAAGCAAAAAGCCAAAGCCATTAAATAGG GGTCATGTACGTTTTCCCAAAACACGAACAGCCTATGGCCATAGGCCTTACAATGGATTAGTAAGAGGCTGGTCATACCGCTCGTTATCTTATCCAGCATCTGGGTTTTATAAACCTACCTTCAAAGTCAGAATTCCATTACTTCCTTCTCCAAATGTATCAGAGAAATATTGCCCCTCACCACTTTTGGTCACTGTCAGAAACAAGACAGATGGAAGTGAAGAAACGGAACGGCTCATTAAACGCAAGGCAGCTGTGGGAAATACAGGAAAAGAGCTTATTTCCAAAGCACTGAGGACTGTCATCATGTCTGGTGATTCACCggataaaaagataaat TATATGAGTAGGTATGAAGTCCCACCTAGGTTTCAGCACCATCATTCAACATCATCTGAGGGGAACGAGAAGCCAATAGCAG GACGTCCAGTGCAGGCTTTTGATGCCAGTGCAATGTCTGCAGCTGACTCTTCAAGCCGTTCTTatacaaaagacacaaaaagttCATGTTCCATTTTCCCTG ttgTTGCTCCAAGTCTAAAAGCAG GTCCAAAAGTGTCACAAGGTGATCTGCCAACCAGCATCAAGGAATGGGCAGTTAAA GTGTTGAAGAATTATCCCAATGGTTTGTGGTTTTCACGGTTTGAAGTCCTGTACCTGGAGGAATATGGTGTAGCTGCTCCCAGTAACCTGCTAGAACTGTTAGAAAAATGGCCAATAATCACCATTGA GGAGATGATTGGAGATCGCTATTTGCTGCATTTAGCACGAACCAAACCACAAGAATTTCTACCACAAGAGAAACCAAAACCAGTCTGGCAG gatttttttatatctgatgCCAAGCTGTTGCCTCT GGACATGAGTTGCCATGTTTACGTCTCATTCTTGAGAGATCCACTTGATTTCTATGTGCAAGAAGAGAACTCTTGTGTGGACAATATCGTTGCCAAACTGGGAGAGGTGTGCAAG GGTCAGATGGTACCAGACATGTCTGTTTTGTCTCCGGGCATCTTCTGTGCAGCCTTGTACCATGAGACAAATGCTGGTACAGAGCTCGTGTTCAGAACATAG